One Papaver somniferum cultivar HN1 chromosome 10, ASM357369v1, whole genome shotgun sequence genomic window carries:
- the LOC113317882 gene encoding putative F-box protein At1g32420 — MKNLNNFPAEILLEIITRLPTESIIDSNIVCRSWRDLVSHHPSFYQMYLSHLNQSAESGKTSFLVKSKHQEHQYFEYNDETLAHSLRRFNFTLPFTSEYILIGSINGLVCLYKADHTSIICNPLTRKYVILPKFERGCGESGDKYIHCSTGFGYLPLTNQYKVVLLYQSKREPSFIEAAVYTLGSGKGWRTIGEGWRTVGKLELAFSICYAEPGVYANVALHWKENDGKGRVLVYDLTEERFREHLSPPSVPPDGRRVTYFIGELGGVLYYSIYYFNGDILLCDIWLLREKNDIHDLKEKVEHEPLGWSGAFTLPGKEPLAVTKSCGVLCYDYSSLNIYDAAASTSKKLVDFGAAISQIFSHKNTLVSLKELGEGDIRTMESAEIEETDP; from the coding sequence ATGAAGAATCTCAACAAtttcccagcagaaattctactTGAAATCATCACTCGTCTACCGACAGAATCAATTATAGATTCCAACATAGTTTGTAGATCATGGAGGGATCTTGTCTCTCATCATCCATCCTTCTATCAAATGTATTTATCTCATCTTAATCAATCAGCTGAATCTGGTAAGACCTCTTTTCTTGTCAAATCTAAGCATCAAGAACATCAGTATTTTGAGTATAATGATGAAACACTTGCTCATAGTCTCAGAAGGTTCAATTTCACACTTCCATTTACATCTGAGTATATCCTTATTGGATCGATTAATGGGTTAGTCTGTCTTTATAAAGCTGATCATACTTCCATAATTTGTAATCCCCTGACAAGAAAATATGTTATTCTTCCAAAATTTGAGAGGGGATGTGGTGAATCTGGTGATAAGTATATTCATTGTTCAACTGGATTTGGTTACCTTCCTTTAACAAATCAGTATAAGGTTGTTTTGTTGTACCAATCGAAGAGAGAACCTAGTTTTATAGAGGCTGCGGTATACACTCTTGGCAGTGGCAAAGGGTGGAGAACTATTGGGGAAGGGTGGAGAACTGTTGGGAAATTGGAATTGGCGTTTTCCATATGTTATGCTGAACCTGGTGTTTATGCAAACGTAGCTCTTCATTGGAAGGAAAATGATGGAAAAGGAAGGGTTTTAGTTTATGATTTGACCGAGGAAAGGTTTCGTGAACATCTTTCACCACCTTCTGTGCCACCAGATGGTAGGCGTGTTACTTATTTTATAGGGGAGTTAGGCGGGGTTTTATATTATTCCATCTATTACTTCAACGGAGACATACTACTTTGTGACATATGGCTACTGAGAGAGAAGAATGATATTCATGATTTGAAAGAGAAGGTGGAACATGAGCCATTGGGTTGGAGTGGAGCATTTACTCTTCCTGGAAAAGAACCATTAGCCGTTACCAAGAGTTGTGGTGTTTTATGTTACGATTACAGCTCTCTCAACATTTATGATGCAGCAGCTTCAACCTCGAAAAAGCTTGTGGACTTTGGTGCAGCAATTAGTCAAATATTCTCTCACAAGAACACCTTAGTTTCTTTGAAAGAATTAGGAGAAGGAGATATAAGAACAATGGAGTCAGCTGAAATTGAGGAGACAGACCCGTGA